The genomic DNA GATGTTTATATCGATAAAACATTTCCGCATGAAAATGCAGAAACCCGCAAGCCAAGAACAGGTTTGTTAACGAAGTATTTTTCTGATGAATATGATTTAGAAAATTCGTTTGTTTTAGGAGATAGAATTACAGACATGGAATTGGCAAAAAATTTAGGAGCAAAAGGCATCTTTTTATCTGAAGACCCAGAATTAGGTGCAGATGAAATAGAAACATCTAAGCAAGAAATTTTAGACTGTATTGCTTTAACTAGTACAGATTGGTCTGAAATTTATCAGTTCTTAAAATTAGAAGATAGAGTTGTAGAAATTACAAGAAATACCAACGAGACGAAGATTTATATCAAATTAAATTTAGACGGTTCTGGTAAAAATGATATTGTTACAGGTTTATCATTTTTCGATCACATGTTAGACCAGATAGGTAGACATGGAAACATGGATTTGACGATTAAAGTTGATGGTGATTTGGAAGTTGATGAACACCACACCATAGAAGATACCATGATTGCTTTTGGGGAATTATTCAATAAAGCGCTAGGGAATAAATTAGGTATAGAGCGTTATGGTTTTTGCTTACCAATGGATGATTGTTTGGCACAAGTTGCCGTAGATTTTGGTGGAAGAAATTGGTTAGAATGGGAAGCAGATTTTAAACGAGAAAAAATTGGAGATATGCCAACAGAGATGTTTTTCCACTTATTTAAATCGTTTACAGATGGTGCAAAATGTAATTTAAATATTAAAGCAGAAGGAACAAACGAGCATCATAAAATTGAAGGAATCTTCAAAGCTTTTGCAAAAGCAATGAAAATGGCTGTAAAAAGAGATGCGAATAAGATGTTTTTACCATCTACAAAGGGAGTGTTATAAATGAAATTAGTAATTATAGACTACGGAGCAGGTAATATTAAAAGCATTCAGTTTGCTTTTAAACGCTTAGGTGTAAATGCTGTTTTATCAAATAATATTGATGAAATAAAAACTGCGGATAAAATAATTTTCCCTGGGGTTGGTGAAGCAAGCTCTGCAATGAAAATGTTAAAAGAAAGCGGTTTATATAGTGTAATTCCTACTTTAAAACAACCAGTCTTGGGTATTTGCCTAGGAATGCAATTAATGTGTAGTTCATCTGAAGAAGGAAATACAAAAGGATTGGGGATTTTTAATGTAGCTATAAAGAAGTTTTCGAATGCTGTAAAAGTTCCGCAAATGGGTTGGAATGTAATTACTAATTTGAAATCAGATTTATTTAAAGGAATTAAAGAAAAAGAATTTATGTATTTGGTACATAGTTTTTATGCTGAAAAATGTGTTGAAGCAATTGCAACGACAGATTATGAATTTGAATATGCTTCAGCTTTACAAAAAAATAATTTTTACGGAGTTCAGTTTCATCCTGAAAAAAGTGGGGTAGAAGGCGCAAAAATTTTACAAAACTTTCTAAATTTATAATTATGAGAATAATACCAGCAATAGATATAATCGACGGAAAGTGTGTTCGTTTAACAAAAGGCGATTATAACACAAAGAAAATTTATAATGAAAATCCGTTAGAAGTTGCCAAAGAATTTGAAGCTGCAGGTATTGAATATTTACATGTTGTAGATTTAGATGGTGCAAAAGCGAGTAAAATAATCAATCATAAAGTGTTAGAGCAAATTGCTTCTAAGACTAATTTGAAAATTGATTTTGGTGGTGGTTTAAAATCGGATAAAGATTTAGAAATTGCTTTTAATTCTGGTGCTAATCAGATTACTGGAGGAAGTATTTCTGTAAAAAATAGCGAAATTTTCGAAAGTTGGATTGCTAAATATGGATCCCAAAAAATTATTTTAGGAGCAGATTTTTATCCTGATAATTCAGGAGGGAAAATTGCTACAAATGGTTGGCAAGAAGAAAGTACGTTAGAATTGATTCCTTTTATTTCTGATTATCAGCAAAAAGGAATTCAGTATGTAATTTGTACCGATATTTCTAAAGACGGCATGTTGCAAGGGCCTAGTTTTGATATTTATAAGCAAATTTTATCCGAAGTAAAAAACGTAAAACTAATTGCTTCTGGAGGAATTTCGACCTTTGATGAATTGCCTAAATTAGCAGAAAATGGTTGTGAAGGTGTTATTATTGGAAAAGCGATTTATGAAAATAAAATTAACTTAAAACAGTTGGAGCAATTTATTATTAATAACTAAATGTCATTGCGAGGCACGAAGCAATCTGCTATTCATAAAGAGATTGCTTCGTGCCTCGCAATGACGAAGACAAACTAAAATGTTAACAAAAAGAATAATACCTTGTTTAGATATTAAAAATGGAAGAACTGTAAAAGGTGTCAATTTCGTGAATTTAATAGACGCAGGAGATCCTGTGGTTTTAGCAAAACAGTATGCAGATTTAGGTGCCGATGAATTGGTGTTTCTAGATATTTCTGCAACATTAGAAGGGAGAAAAACCATGTTAGAGATGGTTTTAAAAGTTGCAGAGCAAGTTAATATTCCGTTTACGGTTGGTGGTGGCATTTCATCTATTGCAGATGTAGATTTGTTGTTAAAATCTGGAGCAGATAAAGTTTCTATAAACTCATCTGCCATAAAAAGACCAGATTTGGTAAATGAATTGGCAGAAAAATTCGGAAATCAATGTGTGGTTGTTGCTATTGATGCAAAACAAATTGATGGAGAATGGATTGTACATTTAGCAGGAGGAACAATACCTACTAAATTAAATTTATTCGATTGGGCAAAAGAAGTCGAAAAACGTGGCGCGGGAGAAATCTTGTTTACTTCTATGAATAATGATGGTACAAAAGCTGGTTTTGCGAATGAAGCTTTGGCTAAACTATCAACCGAATTAAATATTCCTATTATTGCTTCTGGTGGAGCAGGAACTGTACAACATTTTATAGATACTTTCGAAATCGGAAAATCTGACGCAGCATTGGCAGCAAGTGTTTTTCATTTTGGAGAAATACCTATTTTAGAATTGAAGAAAGAGTTAAAAAATAAGAATATTCCTGTTAGACTTTAGTTTTAAAGAATATAAACAATGAAGAAATTACAAATTTTACCTTACGAAGATAAATACCATGAACAATTTAAAGAGATTTCTTTAAATTGGTTGCATGCACATCATTTGTATGAAAAAGCAGATGATGATTTATTAGACAATCCTCAAAAGTATTTAGACAAAGGAGGTTTTATTTTTTTAGCATATTTAGATTCTAAAATTGTTGGAACAATTAGTTTAATTCCGGTTAATGATACTAACTTCGAAATATTGAAATTAGGTGTAGTTGAGGGATACAAAGGTTTAGGAATTGGAAAGAAATTAATGCAAATTTGTATTGACATTTGTATCGAAAAAAAGATAGAAATAATTACGTTAGAATCGAGTAGTAAATTAGAAAGTGCTTTAAAATTATACGAAAAGTTAGGTTTTAAACATGTTGAAGTAGTAGATGCTCATTTTGAATCTGCTGATGTAAAAATGGAGTTAAAATTAAAATAATGACAATAGATTTCAATAAAAATAACGACGGATTAGTACCAGCAATCATTCAAGATGCCACCACAAAAAATGTATTGATGTTGGGGTATATGAATGAAGATGCATTAAAAAAAACACAAGCAACAAAGTTAGTTACGTTCTTTTCTAGAACTAAAAAACGTTTATGGACTAAAGGAGAAGAAAGCGGAAATGTATTGAATTTAGTTGATATAAAACTAGATTGTGATAATGATACTTTACTTATTTCTGTAAATCCGAATGGGCCAACGTGCCATAAAGGTTCAGATACGTGTTGGAATGAAGAAAATAACTCAAGCTTTGGTTTCTTTTCTACTTTAGAAAATGTTATAGAAGAAAGAGTTGCCAATAAAGACACTCAAAAATCTTATGTAGCAAGTTTATTTGACAAGGGAATTAATAAAATAGCGCAGAAAGTAGGTGAGGAGGCAGTAGAAACGGTTATTGAAGCAATGGATGATAATGATGAGTTATTCTTGTATGAATCTGCTGATTTGTTATTCCATTATTTAATGTTGTTGCAAGCAAAAGGTTTTACACTAAAAGATATTGAAGCTGAATTGAAACAGAGACAAAAATAAATTCAACTATTTGTTGAAGCTAAAAAAGGACTAAATAAGATGATTATTTGGTCTTTTTTTTTAAAAAAAAACAAGCATTCTCAATTTAATTATGATCGCTAATTGTTTCGTTATAAGATTATAATCAATCCTTCTAGTTTTTTTTATTTTAAATTAATTTGATAAACACTATTGTGAAATAATTTTTTCTAATCTATCTTTGAATATCAAATTATACATCTTGAAAAATTCAAAATCACTCATAGCCTTATCATTCTTTACAATATACATTGTTTGGGGTTCTACTTATTTATTCAATAAAATTGCAGTAACTGCTTTACCTGCATTTTTTATGGCGTCAGTACGTTTTTTTACTGCAGGATTTCTAATAATGATTATTGCAAAAATTATGAAATTAAACCTTAGGGTTACCAAGAAACAATTGATTAATTGTTTTGTATCTGGTTTTTTCTTTTTGGTTTATGGTAATGGTGTTTTTGTTTGGGCTTTAAAATATTTAGATACTGGTTTTGCGGCGTTATTAGCTTCTACACAACCTTTATTTGTGTTAATTCTATTAAGGTTAATAGATAGAAAACCAATGCAGAAACAATCTATAATTGGTATTGGTTTAGGACTTGTAGGTATGTATTTATTGGTAAGTCAGCAATCTATTACAGCATCGGAAGGCAGTTTATTAGGTATTTTTATGGTTCTAACTTGTGTATTAAGTTGGGCTTATGGAGGTGTATTTGTGTCTAAAGCAGATTTACCTAAAAACTTCTTTATCACTACAGGGTATCAAATGTTGTTTGCAGGTATTTTATTATTGTTAATGAGTTTAACTTTTAAAGAAACCATGATATCTCCTTTAGAGTGGTCTCAAAAAGTGCAACTTTCTATGGTTGTGCTAGTAATATTTGGTAGTATTATTGCTTTTACAGCTTTTAACTTTTTATTAAAAGTGGTTTCAACAGAAAAAGTATCAACATCTACTTATGTGAATCCAATAGTTGCGATGCTTTTGGGGTGGTATTTTTTAGACGAAGTGTTAACAACACAATCTATTATTGCATCTATTGTATTGCTATCTGGTGTATATTTTATTACTTCACGTAAAAGAATTGCAAAGGTTGCGGCAGAAGAATCAATTAAGCCATAAATAATAATATCGAGATTACTTTTTATATGATAAAAAGTAACATAGATAAAATACCAAAAAACATAATTGTTTTCATCAGGTTACTTAATGTAGAAAAATCTTTTTTAGTTTCCGAAGACCATAATTTATGCATAAAATAGAGTAGAGGAAATAATAAACATACAATTCCATAAATTAAAAAAAGATACTTTTCCTTTAGAGATTGAAGAACAATTAAGAGGAAGACTAAAAGAATTGCACTAAAGAAAAAAGCGACTTTAGATGCTCTTTTTCTTCCAAACAAAATAGGTAAAGTCTTTGCTTTTATTTTTAAATCACCATTAACATCTTCAATATCTTTTACAATCTCTCTAATAAAAGTTGTTAATAAAGAAAAAACAATATAAGTTATTGTTGTTAGCAACAAAGATATACTAGTACCAAAGTTACTTATTACTTCAAAAATAGTATTGCTATTAGATTTAGGCTCATTAAATAATACTGTTGTAAAAATAACCAATCCTAAAAGAACTGCAACTAATAGGTTACCAATTAGAAGTGTTTTTTTTAAGAATTTTGAATATAGAAATAAAAGCAATATTGTTCCTAAAAAGATGAAACAATATCCATTATTCTTAATAGTAAAAGATAAATAACAGCCTAAAAATAAGCCTAAAAAACTTGTTGAATAGTAAAGAAACCATGCACTTTTTGTAGAAATAGATTTTCCAATAATAACCTTTGTCGGTTTATTAATTTTATCTGCTTCAATATCAAAAATATCATTAACAATATAACCACCAGCAGTAATAAGTAAGATGCTAAAGGTGAGTGTAATAAATTGATAATGAGTTGAATTAATACCTGAATAAGTGGTGTGAATTAAAGTATAGTTTTTAAAACTAATATTACTAAAAAGCATTGAGTTTAACAACGCATACTTCGTTAAAACCATCGTTAATAAAACCATAAAAAGGTTTTTATAACGAATTAGCTTTAAGAAAGAAATCATCTTAATTAAAGTTCTTTTTTATTCGAGCTAAATCTCGTTTGTTATCTCTGTCTTTCATTACTTCTCGTTTATCATGCGTTTGTTTCCCCTTTGCTAGCGCAATTTCTAATTTGGCAAAACCCCTATCATTAATAAACAATCTTAAAGGAACAATTGTATTTCCTTTTGCTTCAACATCCTTTTTTAAACTACGTAATTCTCGTTTATTCATTAACAACCTACGTTCACTCTTAGGCTTGTGATTAAAATGATGCCCAAACAAATATTCTTGTATGTACATATTTACAATAAACAATTCTCCACGGTCATTAAATTCACAAAAGCTTTCTGTAATTCTAGCCTGACTTAGTCTAATAGATTTAATTTCTGTTCCCGTTAATTGAATTCCAGCAACGTACTTGTCTAGAATTTCAAATTCGAAACGTGCTTTTTTATTTTTTATGTTGATGTTTTTTTGAACCATCAATAATCATTTTTTAATTTTAACAAAGATACATTTTTACATTCGGGAAAGAAACGTAATTTTGAATTTCTATTTAAAACGAAACAAAACTAAATGAAATATTTGTTAATTTTATTATCCGCTTTTTTATTTTCTTGCAAATCTTCTGAAACAAAGTTAACTGCACAACAAATTATAGATAAAACAATTGTTTATTCTGGTGCAGATAAAGTTGCAAATTCTCAAATAAGCTTTCAATTTAGAGACAAAGAATATATTGCGCTTAGAAAAACGAATGGAAAGTTTGTTTTAATTAGAAATCATAGAAAAGAAAATTATGGAACGATATCTGATATTGTTACAAATAATGGCTTTAAAAGAGAATTAAATGCACATGAATTTTCTGTGGCAGATTCAATGAAAAATAAATATTCCAATTCTGTAAACTCTGTTCACTATTTTTCCGTTTTACCTTATGGGCTAAATGATAAAGCCGTTAATAAAAAGTTACTAAAACCTGTTACTATAAAAGGAAAAGAATACTACAAAATTGAAGTTACTTTTTCTGAAAATGGAGGAGGAGAAGATTTTGAAGATGTTTTTATCTATTGGATCGGTAAAGAAGATTTTTTAATCGATTACTTGGCCTATTCTTACCATACAAACGGAGGCGGAAAACGCTTTAGAGTGCTAAAAGAACAATGTATTATAAAAGGAATTCGATTTGTAGATTACCATAATTACAAGTCTTTAACCAAAGATATTTCTTTAAATAATATTGACAAAGCGTTTGAAAATAATGAACTTAAAAAAGTATCTGAAATTATTTTAAAAGACATTAAAGTTAAAATATTAGACTAATTCTGTTATTCTTAATGAGTAATAACTCTAATTAAAAACAACTAATAGTCTATCTAAAAATGTTGACTATAAGCTAACAATAAATTTATTTTTTTGAAGCTATTTCCTGCTTTCAACACTCGCTTTTTTTATTCAGAAAAAGA from Polaribacter sp. ALD11 includes the following:
- the hisA gene encoding 1-(5-phosphoribosyl)-5-[(5-phosphoribosylamino)methylideneamino]imidazole-4-carboxamide isomerase, which encodes MRIIPAIDIIDGKCVRLTKGDYNTKKIYNENPLEVAKEFEAAGIEYLHVVDLDGAKASKIINHKVLEQIASKTNLKIDFGGGLKSDKDLEIAFNSGANQITGGSISVKNSEIFESWIAKYGSQKIILGADFYPDNSGGKIATNGWQEESTLELIPFISDYQQKGIQYVICTDISKDGMLQGPSFDIYKQILSEVKNVKLIASGGISTFDELPKLAENGCEGVIIGKAIYENKINLKQLEQFIINN
- a CDS encoding EamA family transporter produces the protein MKNSKSLIALSFFTIYIVWGSTYLFNKIAVTALPAFFMASVRFFTAGFLIMIIAKIMKLNLRVTKKQLINCFVSGFFFLVYGNGVFVWALKYLDTGFAALLASTQPLFVLILLRLIDRKPMQKQSIIGIGLGLVGMYLLVSQQSITASEGSLLGIFMVLTCVLSWAYGGVFVSKADLPKNFFITTGYQMLFAGILLLLMSLTFKETMISPLEWSQKVQLSMVVLVIFGSIIAFTAFNFLLKVVSTEKVSTSTYVNPIVAMLLGWYFLDEVLTTQSIIASIVLLSGVYFITSRKRIAKVAAEESIKP
- a CDS encoding geranylgeranylglycerol-phosphate geranylgeranyltransferase, which translates into the protein MISFLKLIRYKNLFMVLLTMVLTKYALLNSMLFSNISFKNYTLIHTTYSGINSTHYQFITLTFSILLITAGGYIVNDIFDIEADKINKPTKVIIGKSISTKSAWFLYYSTSFLGLFLGCYLSFTIKNNGYCFIFLGTILLLFLYSKFLKKTLLIGNLLVAVLLGLVIFTTVLFNEPKSNSNTIFEVISNFGTSISLLLTTITYIVFSLLTTFIREIVKDIEDVNGDLKIKAKTLPILFGRKRASKVAFFFSAILLVFLLIVLQSLKEKYLFLIYGIVCLLFPLLYFMHKLWSSETKKDFSTLSNLMKTIMFFGILSMLLFII
- the hisIE gene encoding bifunctional phosphoribosyl-AMP cyclohydrolase/phosphoribosyl-ATP diphosphatase HisIE, with product MTIDFNKNNDGLVPAIIQDATTKNVLMLGYMNEDALKKTQATKLVTFFSRTKKRLWTKGEESGNVLNLVDIKLDCDNDTLLISVNPNGPTCHKGSDTCWNEENNSSFGFFSTLENVIEERVANKDTQKSYVASLFDKGINKIAQKVGEEAVETVIEAMDDNDELFLYESADLLFHYLMLLQAKGFTLKDIEAELKQRQK
- the hisB gene encoding bifunctional histidinol-phosphatase/imidazoleglycerol-phosphate dehydratase HisB, which gives rise to MSKKVLFIDRDGTLVLEPPVDYQLDSLEKLEFYPKVFQYMAKIASELEYELVMVTNQDGLGTDSFPENTFWPAQDKVISAFEKEGVVFTDVYIDKTFPHENAETRKPRTGLLTKYFSDEYDLENSFVLGDRITDMELAKNLGAKGIFLSEDPELGADEIETSKQEILDCIALTSTDWSEIYQFLKLEDRVVEITRNTNETKIYIKLNLDGSGKNDIVTGLSFFDHMLDQIGRHGNMDLTIKVDGDLEVDEHHTIEDTMIAFGELFNKALGNKLGIERYGFCLPMDDCLAQVAVDFGGRNWLEWEADFKREKIGDMPTEMFFHLFKSFTDGAKCNLNIKAEGTNEHHKIEGIFKAFAKAMKMAVKRDANKMFLPSTKGVL
- the hisF gene encoding imidazole glycerol phosphate synthase subunit HisF; this translates as MLTKRIIPCLDIKNGRTVKGVNFVNLIDAGDPVVLAKQYADLGADELVFLDISATLEGRKTMLEMVLKVAEQVNIPFTVGGGISSIADVDLLLKSGADKVSINSSAIKRPDLVNELAEKFGNQCVVVAIDAKQIDGEWIVHLAGGTIPTKLNLFDWAKEVEKRGAGEILFTSMNNDGTKAGFANEALAKLSTELNIPIIASGGAGTVQHFIDTFEIGKSDAALAASVFHFGEIPILELKKELKNKNIPVRL
- the hisH gene encoding imidazole glycerol phosphate synthase subunit HisH, which encodes MKLVIIDYGAGNIKSIQFAFKRLGVNAVLSNNIDEIKTADKIIFPGVGEASSAMKMLKESGLYSVIPTLKQPVLGICLGMQLMCSSSEEGNTKGLGIFNVAIKKFSNAVKVPQMGWNVITNLKSDLFKGIKEKEFMYLVHSFYAEKCVEAIATTDYEFEYASALQKNNFYGVQFHPEKSGVEGAKILQNFLNL
- a CDS encoding DUF6503 family protein, yielding MKYLLILLSAFLFSCKSSETKLTAQQIIDKTIVYSGADKVANSQISFQFRDKEYIALRKTNGKFVLIRNHRKENYGTISDIVTNNGFKRELNAHEFSVADSMKNKYSNSVNSVHYFSVLPYGLNDKAVNKKLLKPVTIKGKEYYKIEVTFSENGGGEDFEDVFIYWIGKEDFLIDYLAYSYHTNGGGKRFRVLKEQCIIKGIRFVDYHNYKSLTKDISLNNIDKAFENNELKKVSEIILKDIKVKILD
- a CDS encoding GNAT family N-acetyltransferase, translated to MKKLQILPYEDKYHEQFKEISLNWLHAHHLYEKADDDLLDNPQKYLDKGGFIFLAYLDSKIVGTISLIPVNDTNFEILKLGVVEGYKGLGIGKKLMQICIDICIEKKIEIITLESSSKLESALKLYEKLGFKHVEVVDAHFESADVKMELKLK
- the smpB gene encoding SsrA-binding protein SmpB, yielding MVQKNINIKNKKARFEFEILDKYVAGIQLTGTEIKSIRLSQARITESFCEFNDRGELFIVNMYIQEYLFGHHFNHKPKSERRLLMNKRELRSLKKDVEAKGNTIVPLRLFINDRGFAKLEIALAKGKQTHDKREVMKDRDNKRDLARIKKNFN